One region of Bosea sp. 29B genomic DNA includes:
- a CDS encoding fumarylacetoacetate hydrolase family protein, with protein sequence MKLVRYGAFGQEKPGVIDSAGKLRDLSAHVSDLAGAALKSASLAKLKALSPESLPLVDGSPRIGACVGDVRNFIAVGLNFADHAAETGAAIPAEPILFNKAPNCIVGPNDDVIIPKNSKKTDWEVELAIVIGDGGSYIAEKDAMAAIAGFCVCNDVSEREFQTERGGQWAKGKGCPTFGPLGPWLVTPDEIADVQNLAMWLEVDGERVQNGSTKTMIFGAAYLVHYISQFMQLDPGDVITTGTPPGVGLGFKPPRFLKGGETVALGIEGLGTQKQLFKPYTG encoded by the coding sequence GTGAAACTGGTTCGTTACGGCGCATTCGGTCAGGAGAAGCCCGGCGTTATCGACTCTGCCGGCAAGCTGCGCGACCTCTCGGCGCATGTCTCCGACCTCGCCGGCGCGGCGCTCAAATCCGCTTCGCTCGCCAAGCTGAAGGCCCTGTCCCCCGAATCACTGCCGCTGGTCGATGGTTCGCCGCGCATCGGCGCCTGCGTCGGCGATGTCCGCAATTTCATCGCCGTCGGCCTCAACTTCGCCGACCATGCCGCCGAGACCGGCGCCGCGATCCCGGCCGAACCGATCCTGTTCAACAAGGCCCCGAACTGCATCGTCGGCCCCAATGACGACGTGATCATCCCGAAGAACTCGAAGAAGACCGACTGGGAGGTCGAGCTCGCCATCGTGATCGGCGATGGCGGCTCCTATATCGCCGAGAAGGACGCGATGGCCGCGATCGCCGGCTTCTGCGTCTGCAACGACGTCTCCGAGCGCGAGTTCCAGACCGAGCGCGGCGGGCAATGGGCCAAGGGCAAGGGCTGCCCGACCTTCGGCCCGCTCGGCCCCTGGCTGGTGACCCCGGACGAGATCGCCGACGTGCAGAATCTCGCCATGTGGCTCGAAGTCGACGGCGAGCGCGTCCAGAACGGCTCGACCAAGACGATGATCTTCGGCGCCGCCTATCTCGTCCACTATATCAGCCAGTTCATGCAGCTCGATCCGGGCGACGTCATCACCACCGGCACACCGCCCGGCGTCGGCCTCGGCTTCAAGCCGCCGCGCTTCCTCAAGGGCGGCGAGACCGTCGCCCTCGGCATCGAGGGCCTCGGCACGCAGAAGCAGCTCTTCAAGCCCTACACAGGCTGA
- a CDS encoding TRAP transporter substrate-binding protein — MALTRRAFAAASIAAPVILSGGAIAAGRPVTVASLLGEDKPETKIWRRVTQKLAQSAAGRFDLRVVPNAALGGEKEVAEGLRLGSVQASLFTISALSSWVPDGQLLDLPFLFRDREHLKRVLAGPLGEELKRKYEAQGFVVLGFINYGARHLLAKEPLTTPASIKGKRIRVIQSPLHTELWSGLGAYPTPIPIPETYNALKTGVVDCMDLTKSAYVGFKLHEVVPYLIETGHIWATGVVAVSAPFWKGLSAEDKTAFAAATAEGAGYFDDLIVADEDASMAKAKAEGGKVVQPEDRPGWEAGARKVWASFAPKLGGLEKIEAIASST; from the coding sequence ATGGCTTTGACCCGCCGCGCCTTCGCTGCCGCCTCGATCGCGGCACCAGTCATCCTGTCGGGCGGCGCCATCGCCGCAGGCCGGCCGGTCACGGTCGCCTCGCTGCTCGGCGAGGACAAGCCGGAGACGAAGATCTGGCGCCGAGTCACGCAGAAGCTCGCGCAGAGCGCAGCCGGTCGCTTCGACCTGCGCGTCGTGCCCAATGCCGCGCTCGGCGGCGAAAAGGAGGTCGCGGAGGGCTTGAGGCTCGGCTCGGTCCAGGCCTCGCTGTTTACGATCTCGGCGCTGTCGTCCTGGGTGCCGGACGGGCAACTGCTGGATCTGCCCTTCCTGTTCCGCGATCGGGAGCATCTGAAGCGCGTGCTGGCCGGGCCGCTTGGCGAGGAACTCAAGCGCAAATACGAGGCGCAGGGCTTCGTCGTGCTCGGCTTCATCAATTACGGCGCTCGCCATCTCCTCGCCAAGGAGCCGCTGACCACGCCGGCCAGCATCAAGGGCAAGCGCATCCGCGTCATCCAGAGCCCGCTGCACACCGAGCTCTGGTCAGGCTTGGGCGCCTATCCGACGCCGATCCCGATCCCCGAGACCTACAACGCGCTCAAGACCGGCGTGGTCGATTGCATGGACCTGACCAAGTCGGCCTATGTCGGCTTCAAGCTGCACGAGGTCGTGCCCTATCTGATCGAGACCGGCCATATCTGGGCGACCGGTGTCGTTGCTGTCTCTGCGCCCTTCTGGAAGGGCCTCTCTGCTGAGGACAAGACAGCCTTCGCCGCGGCGACTGCGGAAGGGGCGGGCTATTTCGACGATCTGATCGTCGCCGACGAGGACGCCTCGATGGCCAAGGCCAAGGCCGAGGGCGGCAAGGTCGTGCAGCCGGAGGATCGTCCCGGCTGGGAGGCCGGCGCGCGCAAGGTCTGGGCTTCCTTCGCGCCGAAGCTCGGCGGCCTGGAGAAGATCGAGGCGATCGCCAGCAGCACCTGA
- a CDS encoding SDR family oxidoreductase, with protein MSDRPVLLVTGGSRGIGAAICRFAAERGYDVAVNYQGNAQAAADVVAACGRAGARAVAIQGDMANLADITRVFAEAKAALGPLTAVVNNAAITGKSSPLAKSDPQVIRACIDLNVTGAILVAREAAQALLANEGAKNRAIVNISSIAAGLGSPNEYVWYAASKAAVDSMTVGLAIELAPAGIRVNAVSPGMTRTEIHALSAGDAGRVDRIAPTIPLRRVAEPEEIAEAVLFALSEAASYMVGSIIRVGGGR; from the coding sequence ATGTCCGACCGTCCCGTCCTTCTCGTCACCGGCGGCAGCCGCGGCATCGGCGCTGCGATCTGCCGCTTTGCCGCCGAGCGCGGCTATGACGTCGCCGTCAACTATCAGGGCAATGCGCAGGCGGCGGCCGATGTCGTCGCAGCCTGCGGCAGAGCTGGGGCGAGGGCGGTCGCGATCCAGGGCGACATGGCGAACCTCGCTGACATCACTCGCGTTTTCGCCGAGGCCAAGGCGGCGCTCGGTCCGCTGACCGCGGTGGTCAACAACGCTGCCATCACCGGCAAAAGCAGCCCGCTCGCCAAGTCGGATCCGCAGGTCATCCGCGCCTGCATCGACCTCAACGTCACCGGCGCGATCCTGGTGGCGCGCGAGGCGGCGCAGGCCCTGCTCGCCAACGAGGGCGCGAAGAACCGCGCCATCGTCAACATCTCCTCGATCGCGGCCGGGCTCGGCTCGCCCAACGAATACGTCTGGTACGCTGCCTCGAAGGCGGCAGTCGATTCCATGACCGTGGGGCTGGCGATCGAGCTCGCCCCGGCCGGCATCCGCGTCAATGCGGTATCGCCCGGCATGACGCGGACGGAGATCCACGCGCTCTCGGCCGGCGATGCCGGCCGCGTCGACCGCATAGCGCCGACGATCCCGCTGCGGCGCGTCGCCGAGCCGGAGGAGATCGCCGAAGCCGTGCTGTTCGCGCTCTCCGAGGCCGCGTCCTACATGGTCGGCTCGATCATCCGGGTCGGTGGCGGGCGATAA
- a CDS encoding outer membrane protein transport protein, translated as MKSLLKLTTAATVSLSALLAAGAASASSFAIRSGQSAEGLGMAYAGAAAGGIGMGSMAWNPATITMFPGRNSQWNFTYLYANGDYQPTSTTTVRTPTGVTVPIQAAGGSTLGTGNIGGDGAFIPASYSSWQLTDRFWIGLTTGAPFGLRSKPDNQVNAAQVFGRSAKVQTINVSPTIGYKVNDWLSIGAALQVQYFKASLKQANGVTAAATPIIIQGDTIDFGYRFGATLTPFDGTTIGLAYRSSVKQTLEGSLRSAATGYIPVKANLNLPDSVVLGVSQVINDQWQAHLGVEWTNWSRFRNIPVVTRAGGTPVTSLNFQYDDSWFFSAGLEYKYNRDLTLRAGVAYELSAVNDDNRQIFISDNDRLWLSAGLSYQLTEKFKLDVGYTYIHVNKAKVNYTGNNPQQVFNPSLRAVSYTGQAEPYIHVVSAALTYRWDNPAETIPVRPVVRKN; from the coding sequence ATGAAGAGCCTTCTGAAACTCACCACCGCCGCCACCGTCTCGCTTTCGGCGCTGCTGGCGGCCGGCGCGGCTTCGGCGAGTTCCTTCGCGATCCGCTCGGGCCAGAGCGCCGAAGGTCTCGGCATGGCCTATGCCGGCGCGGCGGCGGGCGGCATCGGCATGGGTTCGATGGCCTGGAACCCGGCGACGATCACCATGTTCCCGGGCCGCAACAGCCAGTGGAACTTCACTTATCTCTATGCAAACGGCGACTATCAGCCGACCTCGACGACCACGGTGCGCACCCCCACGGGCGTCACGGTTCCGATCCAGGCCGCCGGCGGCAGCACCCTCGGGACGGGCAATATCGGCGGCGATGGCGCCTTCATCCCGGCCTCCTATTCGTCGTGGCAGCTGACCGACCGGTTCTGGATCGGTCTTACCACCGGCGCGCCGTTCGGCCTGCGCTCGAAGCCCGACAACCAGGTCAATGCGGCGCAGGTCTTCGGTCGTTCGGCCAAGGTGCAGACGATCAACGTCTCCCCGACGATCGGCTACAAGGTCAACGACTGGCTCTCGATCGGTGCGGCGCTGCAGGTGCAGTATTTCAAGGCCAGCCTGAAGCAGGCCAACGGCGTCACTGCCGCCGCGACGCCGATCATCATCCAGGGCGACACGATCGATTTCGGCTATCGCTTCGGCGCCACGCTGACCCCGTTCGACGGCACGACGATCGGCTTGGCCTACCGCTCCTCGGTCAAGCAGACGCTGGAAGGCAGCTTGCGGAGTGCGGCTACCGGTTACATTCCGGTCAAGGCTAACCTGAACCTGCCCGACTCGGTCGTGCTGGGTGTCTCGCAGGTCATCAACGATCAGTGGCAGGCTCATCTCGGCGTGGAGTGGACGAACTGGAGCCGCTTCCGCAACATCCCGGTCGTGACCCGCGCTGGCGGTACCCCGGTCACCAGCCTGAACTTCCAGTATGACGACAGCTGGTTCTTCTCGGCCGGTCTCGAGTACAAGTATAACCGCGACCTGACCCTGCGCGCCGGTGTGGCTTATGAGCTCTCGGCCGTGAACGACGACAACCGCCAGATCTTCATCTCGGACAACGACCGGCTCTGGCTCAGCGCCGGTCTGAGCTACCAGCTTACCGAGAAGTTCAAGCTCGACGTCGGCTACACCTATATCCACGTCAACAAGGCCAAGGTGAACTATACCGGCAACAATCCGCAGCAGGTCTTCAATCCGTCGCTGCGGGCGGTGTCCTATACCGGCCAGGCCGAGCCCTATATCCACGTCGTCTCCGCCGCTCTGACCTATCGTTGGGACAATCCGGCCGAGACGATCCCGGTCCGCCCGGTCGTCCGCAAGAACTGA
- the speB gene encoding agmatinase produces the protein MTESAQIPPIDHAFTGDRKGPAHDPTYAGALSFMRRRYSKDVAGCDAVVWGVPFDLAVSNRPGTRFGPQAMRRVSAIFDGDLQYPSRVDPFETLAVVDYGDCLLPRSDLQGCARAIESEAAAIIASGAQLVTLGGDHFITLPLLRAHVARHGKLAIVQFDAHQDTWDDGVGAISHGTFVLEAVREGLIDTDRSIQVGIRTVAPRDCGIEVLNAYEAHGLGVEGIAARIRERVGQGPAYLTFDIDALDPAFAPGTGTPVSGGFSSADALRLVWAIRDLDFRGMDIVEVSPPYDHADATAIAGAAVAQHYLQALALKKAG, from the coding sequence ATGACCGAATCTGCTCAGATCCCGCCGATCGACCACGCCTTCACCGGCGACCGCAAGGGCCCGGCGCATGACCCAACCTATGCCGGCGCGCTCTCCTTCATGCGGCGCCGCTACAGCAAGGACGTCGCCGGCTGCGATGCGGTGGTCTGGGGCGTGCCGTTCGACCTCGCTGTCTCGAACCGGCCCGGCACCCGCTTCGGGCCGCAGGCGATGCGCCGCGTCAGCGCGATCTTCGACGGCGATCTGCAGTATCCCTCGCGGGTCGATCCGTTCGAGACGCTCGCCGTGGTCGACTATGGCGATTGCCTGCTTCCGCGCAGCGACCTGCAGGGCTGCGCCCGGGCGATCGAAAGCGAGGCTGCGGCGATCATCGCCAGCGGCGCCCAGCTCGTCACGCTCGGCGGCGATCATTTCATCACCCTGCCGCTGCTGCGAGCCCATGTCGCCCGCCACGGCAAGCTCGCGATCGTCCAGTTCGACGCGCATCAGGACACCTGGGACGACGGCGTCGGCGCGATCAGCCACGGCACTTTCGTGCTCGAGGCGGTGCGCGAGGGGCTGATCGACACGGATCGTTCGATCCAGGTCGGCATCCGCACAGTCGCGCCGCGCGATTGCGGCATCGAGGTGCTCAACGCCTATGAAGCGCATGGCCTCGGCGTAGAAGGCATCGCGGCGCGGATCAGGGAGCGGGTCGGGCAGGGGCCGGCCTATCTCACCTTCGACATCGATGCACTCGATCCAGCCTTCGCGCCCGGCACGGGCACACCCGTCTCTGGTGGCTTCTCTTCGGCAGACGCGCTGCGCCTGGTCTGGGCGATCCGCGATCTCGATTTCCGCGGCATGGACATCGTCGAGGTCTCGCCGCCCTATGACCATGCCGACGCGACCGCGATCGCCGGAGCGGCGGTGGCGCAGCACTATCTGCAGGCGCTGGCGCTGAAGAAGGCGGGTTGA
- a CDS encoding NIPSNAP family protein, protein MILDERTYAIKPAHVRDYLDLYVAEGMELQISHLGHLIGWFTTDSGVVNEVVHMWRFEDAGDRERRRAAMEADPRWQVFRAKAAPYVLEMRSRILRPTHFSPLR, encoded by the coding sequence ATGATCCTCGACGAGCGCACCTACGCCATCAAGCCCGCGCATGTGCGCGACTATCTCGACCTCTATGTCGCCGAGGGGATGGAGCTGCAGATCTCCCATCTCGGCCACCTGATCGGCTGGTTCACCACCGATAGCGGCGTCGTCAATGAGGTCGTGCATATGTGGCGCTTCGAGGATGCCGGCGATCGCGAGCGCCGGCGCGCCGCGATGGAAGCCGATCCGCGCTGGCAGGTCTTCCGCGCCAAGGCGGCCCCTTACGTCCTCGAAATGCGCAGCCGGATCCTCAGGCCGACGCATTTCTCGCCGCTGCGCTGA
- the argC gene encoding N-acetyl-gamma-glutamyl-phosphate reductase — translation MSQNLKSIFIDGEAGTTGLGIRERLADVVEVVVKSIDPDKRKDPAARKAMMADVDLVVLCLPDDAAKESVALADELGSDAPKIVDASTAHRVAADWTYGFAELEPGFAQKVANANRVANPGCYPTGGIALLRPLVDAGLLPADYPITVNAVSGYSGGGKSMIEAYEAGTAPDFELYGLGLKHKHLPELQVYSRLERRPIFVPSVGNFRQGMLVSVPLHLDTLPGKPKPVDLEAALAERYAGSTYVGVLPAEAGGKLEPEALNDTNKLELRVYGNADLGQAVLVARLDNLGKGASGAAVQNIRLMLGLPEG, via the coding sequence ATGAGCCAGAACCTGAAATCCATCTTCATCGACGGCGAAGCCGGCACCACCGGGCTCGGCATCCGCGAGCGCCTCGCCGATGTGGTGGAGGTCGTGGTCAAGAGCATCGATCCCGACAAGCGCAAGGATCCTGCCGCCCGCAAGGCGATGATGGCCGATGTCGATCTCGTCGTGCTTTGCCTGCCCGACGATGCAGCGAAGGAATCCGTCGCGCTCGCCGACGAACTCGGCAGCGACGCTCCCAAGATCGTCGACGCCTCGACCGCCCATCGCGTCGCAGCGGACTGGACCTATGGCTTCGCCGAGCTGGAGCCGGGCTTTGCCCAGAAGGTTGCCAATGCCAACCGCGTCGCCAACCCCGGCTGCTATCCGACCGGCGGCATCGCGTTGCTGCGCCCGCTCGTCGATGCCGGCCTGCTGCCAGCCGACTATCCGATCACCGTTAACGCGGTCTCCGGCTATTCCGGCGGCGGCAAGAGCATGATCGAAGCCTATGAGGCCGGCACGGCGCCCGATTTCGAACTCTACGGCCTCGGCCTCAAGCACAAGCACCTGCCCGAGCTGCAGGTCTATTCGCGGCTGGAGCGGCGGCCGATCTTCGTGCCATCGGTCGGCAATTTCCGGCAGGGCATGCTGGTCTCGGTGCCGCTGCATCTCGACACCCTGCCGGGCAAGCCCAAGCCCGTCGATCTCGAAGCGGCGCTGGCCGAGCGCTATGCCGGCTCGACCTATGTCGGCGTCCTGCCGGCGGAAGCTGGCGGCAAGCTCGAGCCGGAGGCGCTCAACGACACCAACAAGCTCGAGCTGCGCGTTTACGGCAATGCCGATCTCGGCCAGGCGGTACTCGTCGCCCGGCTCGACAATCTCGGCAAGGGCGCATCGGGCGCAGCCGTCCAGAATATCCGCCTGATGCTCGGCCTGCCGGAGGGCTGA
- a CDS encoding TRAP transporter large permease subunit — protein MAAAPTSPPLRPLGERRLALLVAGLEWLGAAILAVLFLVVMAAVTRRYLLGDGLVWSDELAIWLNVALVAVGAPLAATSALAMRLDVVVNLLPAPGRRIAAILAEAIAVHGALVLALGGASVAALVGGTSTVLGLPESLRFATFAAGGGLTLVVVLWRAVLTQSWPAALGALVIGAGLYGLANSVTGVFVETPSLIAGLAAGAGLLLGAPLPFALLAGVSLSGAFGGLLPEPAIVQNTVAGVSKFLLLAIPFFLLAGELLTAGGLAERLVRFAAALVGHLRAGLAQTALVASVLFSGASGSSVANAAFGAKVMAPALVARGYPPANAAAIVAGVSMLDNIIPPSIAFLILAAATNLSVGSLLVGGFVAGGALTLALAIGIHLSVRGVVDSAPRASGAERARSFIGALPAIGLGIVVVVGIRFGVVTVTEASALAVAYALVACLLLRSLNGATVFASLRKAAGEAAAVGLLIGASAPFAFLLAVDRVSEQMAGLVTALGGGPLAVMLLSNLVLLIAGLFLDIGAAILLLAPLLLPAAIAAGLDPIQFGVVLVVNLMIHGLTPPLGILVFVVSGIMRLSPAAVFRAVLPLLASLLVALFVLCLAVAVWPSLPVSIKELFRWL, from the coding sequence ATGGCTGCTGCGCCAACCAGCCCGCCCCTCCGGCCGCTGGGCGAACGGAGGCTCGCTCTGCTCGTGGCTGGCCTCGAATGGCTGGGTGCGGCGATCCTTGCCGTGCTTTTCCTCGTGGTGATGGCCGCCGTCACGCGCCGCTATCTGCTCGGAGACGGCCTCGTCTGGTCGGATGAGCTCGCGATCTGGCTCAATGTCGCGCTCGTGGCCGTCGGCGCGCCGCTCGCGGCGACCAGTGCGCTCGCCATGCGGCTCGACGTCGTCGTCAACCTGCTGCCGGCGCCGGGGCGACGCATCGCCGCCATTCTGGCGGAAGCGATCGCCGTCCACGGCGCGCTGGTTCTGGCGCTCGGCGGCGCCAGCGTCGCGGCGCTGGTCGGCGGCACCTCGACCGTGCTCGGCCTGCCCGAGAGCCTGCGCTTTGCGACCTTCGCGGCCGGTGGGGGCCTGACGCTCGTTGTCGTGCTCTGGCGGGCGGTGCTCACACAATCCTGGCCGGCGGCGCTCGGGGCGCTCGTGATCGGTGCAGGTCTCTATGGGCTGGCAAACAGCGTGACCGGCGTCTTCGTCGAAACGCCGAGCTTGATTGCCGGGCTCGCCGCCGGGGCAGGACTCCTGCTCGGCGCGCCGTTGCCCTTTGCGCTCCTGGCCGGCGTCTCGCTCTCGGGCGCCTTCGGCGGCCTCCTGCCCGAGCCGGCCATCGTCCAGAACACGGTGGCGGGCGTCTCGAAATTCCTGCTGCTGGCGATCCCGTTTTTCCTGCTTGCCGGCGAACTCTTGACCGCGGGGGGCCTGGCCGAGCGGCTGGTACGCTTTGCCGCCGCCCTTGTCGGGCACCTTCGGGCCGGGCTGGCCCAGACCGCTCTGGTCGCCAGTGTCTTGTTCTCCGGCGCCTCCGGCTCCTCGGTCGCCAACGCCGCCTTCGGTGCAAAGGTGATGGCACCGGCTCTGGTCGCGCGCGGCTATCCGCCCGCTAATGCGGCGGCGATCGTCGCCGGCGTCTCGATGCTGGACAACATCATCCCGCCCTCGATCGCCTTCCTGATCCTGGCGGCGGCGACCAATCTCTCTGTCGGCTCATTGCTCGTCGGCGGCTTCGTCGCGGGTGGTGCGCTCACGCTGGCGCTCGCCATCGGCATCCATCTCAGCGTGCGCGGCGTCGTCGATTCCGCGCCCCGTGCCAGCGGTGCGGAGCGGGCACGGTCCTTTATCGGCGCGTTGCCGGCGATCGGGCTCGGCATCGTCGTCGTGGTCGGCATCCGCTTCGGCGTGGTCACGGTGACCGAAGCCTCGGCGCTCGCCGTCGCCTACGCGCTCGTCGCCTGCCTGCTGCTGCGCAGCCTGAATGGAGCGACCGTGTTCGCTTCCCTGCGCAAGGCGGCGGGGGAGGCCGCGGCGGTCGGCTTGCTGATCGGCGCCTCGGCGCCCTTCGCCTTCCTGCTCGCGGTCGATCGTGTCTCCGAGCAGATGGCCGGGCTGGTCACGGCGCTCGGCGGTGGGCCGCTCGCGGTGATGCTGCTCTCCAACCTCGTCCTGCTGATCGCCGGCCTCTTCCTCGATATCGGTGCGGCGATCCTTCTGCTGGCGCCGCTGCTGTTGCCGGCCGCGATTGCGGCCGGGCTCGACCCGATCCAGTTCGGCGTCGTGCTGGTGGTCAACCTGATGATTCACGGGCTGACGCCGCCGCTCGGCATCCTCGTCTTTGTCGTCAGCGGCATCATGCGCTTATCGCCCGCTGCGGTGTTCCGGGCGGTGCTGCCCTTGCTGGCGAGCCTGCTGGTCGCGCTCTTCGTCCTCTGTCTTGCGGTGGCAGTCTGGCCGTCGCTACCTGTCTCCATCAAGGAGTTGTTCCGATGGCTTTGA
- a CDS encoding GNAT family N-acetyltransferase has protein sequence MIHASQLEMARLVVRPFMQADAPSLVALFADPEVHRFVDDGQPLAPDVAALWIERSAANLERFGYGTGAVVERAGGGLIGWAGFARPDDGTQEVIYGLRRTSWRRGFGSELLAGLVAFAVERGITPVRATVDPANGASVHLLRRAGFVLAEPGYRGDAGADLYLHGG, from the coding sequence ATGATCCATGCATCGCAGCTTGAAATGGCGCGGCTTGTCGTCAGGCCTTTCATGCAGGCCGACGCCCCGTCGCTTGTCGCGCTCTTTGCCGACCCGGAGGTCCATCGCTTCGTCGACGATGGGCAGCCGCTTGCGCCTGATGTCGCTGCGCTCTGGATCGAGCGCTCGGCAGCCAATCTCGAACGCTTCGGCTACGGCACCGGCGCTGTGGTCGAGCGCGCCGGCGGCGGGTTGATCGGCTGGGCCGGCTTCGCCCGGCCGGACGACGGCACGCAGGAGGTGATCTACGGGCTGCGGCGAACGAGCTGGCGCAGGGGATTCGGCTCTGAATTGCTCGCCGGCCTGGTCGCCTTTGCCGTGGAGCGCGGCATCACGCCGGTGAGGGCGACGGTCGATCCGGCCAATGGCGCCTCGGTGCATCTGTTGCGACGGGCCGGATTCGTGCTGGCCGAACCGGGCTATCGTGGCGATGCCGGGGCGGATCTTTATCTGCATGGCGGCTGA